The genomic stretch TGAAGCGCACCAGTGCGTGGCAGACATGGAATCTCTCGAAACTCTGCTGCCGATGCTTCTTGATCTTGCCAGGAATGTGACCAACGCAGAGGCAGCTTCTTACATGCGCTATGACCCCAAACAGGATATCTTGGAGTTCGCCTGTGCCAGGGATGAAGTTTTGGGGGAAGAGGCAGCCGAGATTCTGAAAAAATCTGTGCGGCTCAAAATGGGAGAGGGAATCGCCGGGTGGGTTGCCCAACAAAGGAGATCTGTCATTGTCAAAGATGCCAGAAATGATCCCAGGTTCTCGGTACAGGCAGACAAGTGTACAGGATTTGTAACGCGTAATCTTCTCAGTGTTCCCCTGGTCTACGGCAAAGAGCTGCTGGGAGTCATAAATGTCATCAATTCGAAGGAGAAGCCGACCTTCGAGCAAGAAGACGAGGAAGTGCTGGAGTGTTTTGCCAATCTGGCAAGTACTGCGATTGTCAGATCCAGGATTTTCGAAGCACGTCTGAGACAGCAAAAGCTGGAGGTCCAGCTTGAAGCAGCATCGCAGATTCAGGCGTTATTCTGGCCCAAACTTCCCGAGTTCGGCATGGGAAGTCACGTCTGGGGCGTATCGGTTCCTGCCGCATTTGTCGGAGGCGATGTCTACGACATTATACCCAAAAACGACGGCAGCTGGCTTGTGTACGTGGCTGATGTCTCGGATAAAGGATTGGCTGCTGCCCTGGTGATGGTGGCGCTCTGGACCAAGCTCCGGGACGAAGGCCAGACGCACGAGGAGGTGGATGAGCTGCTGGAGGTGGTCAATAACGACATGTATGATCTGCTTGCCAAGGAAGGCTTTTTCGCCACCATCGTTGTTGGCAGGTACTGGCCGGAATCGGGAAAAATGGAGCTTGCCCGCGGCGGCCATTTGCCGCCAGTGTGGGTTGCGGGAGATGGACTTATAGAAGTGCCCCACATAGAGGGTATGACCCTGGGGGTGGTGCCTGATGCCAGGTACGAAAAGAAGGAGATCATGCTGTCGCCAGGGGAATCGATCCTTTTGGTTACAGACGGTGTGACCGAGGCAGAAAACGAAGAGGGCCAGCTGTTTGGCATGTCTGGTTTAACAGAGTATTTGACAAGGGTCAAAAAGCCCCCTTACGGAAAGATCCTGTTGGCCGAGATCAATGAATGGCGCGGCAATGCCCAGGCTGCAGATGACCTGACCATGTTGGAAATCTGGCGGGATCCGCCATAATGGTTGTCGGTTATCAGTTATAGGGGACGACTCG from Deltaproteobacteria bacterium encodes the following:
- a CDS encoding SpoIIE family protein phosphatase encodes the protein MRKSISRSGKSQVPRRLKRLIEAHQCVADMESLETLLPMLLDLARNVTNAEAASYMRYDPKQDILEFACARDEVLGEEAAEILKKSVRLKMGEGIAGWVAQQRRSVIVKDARNDPRFSVQADKCTGFVTRNLLSVPLVYGKELLGVINVINSKEKPTFEQEDEEVLECFANLASTAIVRSRIFEARLRQQKLEVQLEAASQIQALFWPKLPEFGMGSHVWGVSVPAAFVGGDVYDIIPKNDGSWLVYVADVSDKGLAAALVMVALWTKLRDEGQTHEEVDELLEVVNNDMYDLLAKEGFFATIVVGRYWPESGKMELARGGHLPPVWVAGDGLIEVPHIEGMTLGVVPDARYEKKEIMLSPGESILLVTDGVTEAENEEGQLFGMSGLTEYLTRVKKPPYGKILLAEINEWRGNAQAADDLTMLEIWRDPP